Proteins from one Streptomyces sp. NBC_00289 genomic window:
- a CDS encoding CDP-glycerol glycerophosphotransferase family protein, with translation MPRFSIIVPVFKVQGFLRECLDSVLGQSYADFEVIAVDDRSPDGCGAILDRYAERDARVRVLHLPENVGLGRARNAGLEHAGGDYVLFLDSDDHYTPGLLASVAERLGATGDPDILVFDHVRTHWWGRGGRSKAAGLLAAGADIDTFDIRENPQYLHLFLVAWNKAYRRSFFLEHGLRYAPGLYEDAPVTYRSMVLAGRIACLDRIGVEYRQRRQGAITKTPGRRHFDIFPQYEGLFAFLEERPDLDWALPHLFERAMDHMLFVLAAEDRVTAADRPDFHREIRAFHRRHLPAGFTPPDDARGTEMRLLATAPYASYAALRGLRALRGTAGKGGRRAARTVSKATRRTSYAVRSRLPLDPQLAVYSATHHRGVSGDPAAIHAKARELAPHIHGVWVVREDAVDSLPAGIDHVTPGSRRYHAITAQATYWVNNVNWPGTLAKRPGSVHLHTHQGTPLKFMAADLLTKPGARHGFDVPRMLRRADRWDYSLVANRHSELVWDRAYPCHFTSLRTGSPRNDVLVNAGPDDGRAVRARLGVPDDRTVVLYAPTRREYRRGGHVERIDLVRFAADLGPDHTLVVRLHPSLATGHARGLGLAELHRRGVLIDATDEPHVEDLMLASDVLVTDYSALMFDYANLDRPIVVHADDWDAYAASRGAYFDITAEAPGHVSRSYPELARLFASGAWRDEEAARLRSAFRDRFCEFDDGRAAERVVRTVMLGERMPAPVAPSVAASGRLPAPASGRDLLTSS, from the coding sequence GTGCCCCGCTTCAGCATCATCGTCCCCGTCTTCAAGGTGCAGGGCTTCCTGCGCGAGTGCCTCGACTCGGTGCTCGGGCAGTCGTACGCCGACTTCGAGGTGATCGCCGTCGACGACCGCTCGCCCGACGGCTGCGGCGCGATCCTCGACCGGTACGCCGAGCGCGACGCGCGCGTACGGGTGCTGCACCTGCCCGAGAACGTCGGCCTCGGCCGGGCCCGCAACGCCGGCCTGGAGCACGCCGGCGGCGACTACGTGCTCTTCCTGGACAGCGACGACCACTACACGCCGGGCCTGCTGGCCTCCGTGGCCGAACGTCTCGGGGCCACCGGCGACCCGGACATCCTGGTCTTCGACCACGTGCGTACCCACTGGTGGGGCCGGGGCGGGCGGAGCAAGGCGGCCGGCCTGCTGGCCGCCGGCGCGGACATCGACACCTTCGACATCCGGGAGAACCCGCAGTACCTGCATCTGTTCCTGGTGGCCTGGAACAAGGCGTACCGGCGTTCCTTCTTCCTGGAGCACGGTCTGCGCTACGCCCCCGGCCTGTACGAGGACGCGCCCGTCACCTACCGCTCGATGGTGCTGGCCGGCCGTATCGCCTGCCTGGACCGGATCGGGGTCGAGTACCGCCAGCGCCGGCAGGGGGCGATCACCAAGACCCCGGGACGGCGCCACTTCGACATCTTCCCGCAGTACGAGGGCCTGTTCGCGTTCCTCGAGGAGCGCCCCGACCTGGACTGGGCGCTTCCGCACCTGTTCGAGCGGGCCATGGACCACATGCTGTTCGTGCTCGCCGCCGAGGACCGGGTGACCGCCGCCGACCGCCCGGACTTCCACCGCGAGATCCGCGCCTTCCACCGCCGTCACCTCCCGGCGGGCTTCACCCCGCCGGACGACGCGCGCGGCACCGAGATGCGGCTGCTGGCGACGGCGCCCTACGCGTCGTACGCGGCCCTGCGTGGGCTGCGCGCGCTGCGCGGCACCGCAGGGAAGGGCGGACGGCGGGCGGCGCGGACGGTGTCGAAGGCGACCCGCCGGACCTCGTACGCGGTCCGCTCCAGGCTCCCCCTCGATCCGCAGCTCGCCGTCTACTCGGCGACCCACCACCGGGGTGTCTCCGGCGACCCGGCCGCCATCCACGCCAAGGCCCGCGAACTCGCCCCGCACATCCACGGGGTGTGGGTGGTCCGGGAGGACGCGGTGGACTCGCTGCCGGCCGGCATCGACCACGTGACGCCCGGCTCGCGGCGCTACCACGCGATCACCGCGCAGGCCACGTACTGGGTGAACAACGTCAACTGGCCGGGCACCCTGGCCAAACGGCCCGGCAGCGTCCACCTCCACACCCACCAGGGCACCCCGCTGAAGTTCATGGCGGCCGACCTGCTCACCAAGCCCGGCGCCCGGCACGGCTTCGACGTGCCGCGGATGCTGCGCCGCGCCGACCGCTGGGACTACAGCCTGGTGGCCAACCGCCACTCCGAACTGGTCTGGGACCGCGCCTACCCCTGCCACTTCACGTCGCTGCGCACCGGCAGCCCCCGCAACGACGTCCTCGTGAACGCCGGCCCCGACGACGGCCGGGCCGTGCGTGCCCGGCTCGGTGTCCCGGACGACCGGACCGTGGTGCTGTACGCGCCGACCCGCCGGGAGTACCGGCGGGGTGGCCACGTCGAGCGGATCGACCTGGTCCGGTTCGCCGCGGACCTCGGCCCGGACCACACCCTCGTGGTCCGCCTGCACCCCTCGCTGGCCACCGGGCACGCGCGCGGTCTGGGGCTGGCCGAACTGCACCGGCGCGGTGTCCTGATCGACGCGACGGACGAACCGCACGTCGAGGACCTGATGCTCGCCTCCGACGTGCTGGTCACCGACTACTCGGCCCTGATGTTCGACTACGCCAACCTGGACCGGCCGATCGTGGTCCACGCCGACGACTGGGACGCGTACGCGGCGAGCCGGGGCGCCTACTTCGACATCACCGCCGAGGCGCCGGGCCACGTGTCGCGCTCCTACCCGGAGCTGGCCCGGCTGTTCGCCTCCGGGGCGTGGCGGGACGAGGAGGCGGCGCGGCTGCGCTCCGCCTTCCGGGACCGGTTCTGCGAGTTCGACGACGGACGGGCCGCCGAGCGGGTGGTGCGGACGGTCATGCTGGGCGAGCGGATGCCCGCGCCCGTGGCCCCGTCCGTCGCCGCGTCGGGCCGGCTGCCGGCCCCCGCTTCCGGACGGGATCTGCTGACCTCGTCGTAG
- a CDS encoding CDP-glycerol glycerophosphotransferase family protein — translation MPRFSIIVPSHGVAGRLSLALDSVLAQSFGDFELIPVCDAPDCPAADVVARYAERDTRVTPVHSPASAGLAGARNTGLRAATGAYLLFLDGDDVLVPGALAALDARLSQTGADGEADVLYAEYERAPWWEGEPANPAAPLLAKAPHGAFAPGRAPRLTGVQLPAWSAVYRRAFLTGHDIAFPESHFTDVGFGGLVTVEAERVAVLRQVAVRHLTRRQGSRLNLPGPHHAELLDQADLVLTRAAERELSGERSHALFEQLFAAILKTAAHPRRLPSGRRAFFRRAAALYRRHRPAGFPVPGGSLGVQHRLLASGSYTAFSALRGANRSAARAAQRVPRPRGLRTRLQYARALRRPLDPGLAVYCAYWGRGYACSPAAIHAKARELAPHLRSVFLVEPDAVAGMPEDVEYAVIGSREYWEVLARATYLVNNANFADAVVKRPGSLHLQTQHGTPLKKMGIDQATYPVVAAATGSFAKLLARVDRWDFNLTSNRHSTEMWERAFPASHETLEYGYPRNDVYYTATAEDVARVRRELGVPEGRTALLYAPTHRDYSTGFESRLDLEALCEAIGDQYVILLRAHYFYDEGAARDSGRIIDVTRHRSSEDVCLAADALITDYSSIMFDYANLDRPIVVYADDWDVYRETRGVYFDLMEAPPGRVARTPGELAAVFEDGSYADGPAADLRAAFRERFCQFDDGLAAERTVRRVLLGEPPASIPPVIPLAERTPAPAPAAALVRS, via the coding sequence ATGCCCCGCTTCAGCATCATCGTCCCGTCCCACGGGGTCGCCGGCCGGTTGTCCCTGGCGCTGGACTCGGTCCTCGCCCAGTCCTTCGGCGACTTCGAGCTGATCCCGGTCTGCGACGCGCCCGACTGCCCCGCCGCTGACGTCGTCGCCCGGTACGCCGAGCGGGACACCCGCGTGACCCCGGTGCACTCGCCGGCGTCGGCCGGTCTGGCCGGGGCCCGTAACACCGGGCTGCGGGCGGCGACCGGCGCGTATCTGCTGTTCCTGGACGGCGACGACGTTCTCGTGCCGGGGGCGCTGGCGGCGCTGGACGCCCGGCTGTCGCAGACCGGCGCCGACGGCGAGGCCGACGTCCTGTACGCCGAGTACGAGCGCGCCCCCTGGTGGGAGGGCGAGCCGGCCAACCCGGCGGCGCCGCTGCTGGCGAAGGCACCGCACGGCGCCTTCGCCCCCGGCCGCGCCCCGCGGCTCACCGGCGTGCAGCTGCCGGCCTGGAGCGCCGTCTACCGCCGGGCCTTCCTCACCGGGCACGACATCGCCTTCCCCGAGAGCCACTTCACCGACGTCGGTTTCGGCGGGCTGGTCACGGTCGAGGCCGAGCGGGTGGCGGTGCTGCGCCAGGTCGCCGTACGGCATCTGACGCGCCGCCAGGGCAGCCGCCTCAACCTGCCGGGCCCGCACCACGCCGAACTCCTCGACCAGGCGGACCTGGTGCTGACCAGGGCCGCGGAACGGGAGCTGTCCGGCGAGCGTTCACACGCACTGTTCGAGCAGCTGTTCGCCGCGATCCTGAAGACCGCCGCCCACCCCCGGCGGCTGCCGTCGGGACGCCGCGCCTTCTTCCGCCGGGCGGCCGCGCTGTACCGGCGCCACCGCCCGGCCGGCTTTCCGGTGCCGGGCGGCAGCCTGGGCGTGCAGCACCGGCTGCTGGCGTCCGGCTCGTACACCGCGTTCAGCGCCCTGCGCGGCGCCAACCGGTCGGCCGCGCGGGCGGCCCAGCGCGTCCCGCGCCCGCGCGGCCTGCGCACCCGCCTCCAGTACGCCCGCGCTCTGCGCCGCCCGCTGGATCCCGGCCTCGCCGTGTACTGCGCCTACTGGGGCCGCGGCTACGCGTGCAGCCCGGCCGCGATCCACGCCAAGGCCCGCGAACTCGCCCCGCACCTGCGCTCGGTGTTCCTGGTCGAGCCCGACGCGGTGGCCGGGATGCCCGAGGACGTGGAGTACGCGGTCATCGGCAGCCGTGAGTACTGGGAGGTGCTCGCGCGCGCCACCTATCTCGTCAACAACGCCAACTTCGCGGACGCCGTCGTCAAACGCCCCGGCAGCCTGCACCTGCAGACCCAGCACGGCACCCCGCTGAAGAAGATGGGCATCGACCAGGCGACGTACCCCGTGGTGGCCGCGGCGACCGGCAGTTTCGCCAAGCTGCTGGCCCGGGTGGACCGCTGGGACTTCAACCTGACCTCCAACCGGCACTCGACCGAGATGTGGGAGCGGGCCTTCCCCGCCTCCCACGAGACCCTCGAGTACGGCTATCCGCGCAACGACGTCTACTACACGGCGACCGCCGAGGACGTCGCCCGTGTCCGCCGTGAACTGGGCGTCCCCGAGGGCAGGACGGCTCTCCTGTACGCGCCCACGCACCGCGACTACAGCACCGGCTTCGAGTCCCGCCTCGACCTGGAGGCGCTCTGCGAGGCGATCGGCGACCAGTACGTGATCCTGCTGCGCGCCCACTACTTCTACGACGAGGGCGCGGCGCGCGACAGCGGGCGGATCATCGACGTCACCCGGCACCGCTCCTCCGAGGACGTGTGCCTGGCCGCCGACGCGCTGATCACCGACTACTCGTCGATCATGTTCGACTACGCCAACCTCGACCGGCCGATCGTCGTGTACGCGGACGACTGGGACGTCTACCGGGAGACCCGGGGCGTCTACTTCGACCTGATGGAGGCCCCGCCGGGCCGCGTCGCGCGCACGCCCGGCGAACTGGCGGCCGTCTTCGAGGACGGCTCGTACGCGGACGGCCCGGCCGCCGACCTGCGTGCCGCCTTCCGTGAGCGCTTCTGCCAGTTCGACGACGGACTCGCGGCCGAGCGGACCGTGCGCCGGGTGCTGCTCGGCGAACCGCCCGCGTCGATCCCGCCCGTGATCCCACTCGCCGAGCGCACCCCGGCACCGGCCCCGGCCGCCGCCCTCGTGAGGAGCTGA
- a CDS encoding CDP-glycerol glycerophosphotransferase family protein yields MPRFSVIVPAYKVQAYLHECLDSVLSQSYPDLELIAVDDRSPDACGAIIDEFAARDARVRPIHLAENQGLGSARNAGLAEATGDYLLFLDGDDTLTPDALRSIADRLKETGEPDVLVYDYARTFWSGETVPNAAAAQLTERGPAPFRLADRPGLLRLLMVAWNKAYRREFVEREGFTFPPGYYEDTPWTYPALLAAESIATLDRTCVHYRQRRQGNILGTTSRRHFDVFEQYDRVFAFVDSRPELARWRPVLFRRMVDHLAKVFTRRDRLPRGSRAEFLRMARAHYRRYRVPGAPVPLSSRPRHALVRLGLHRTFRALQLASALHRRTARLSARLLRSVRRGALRLHYRVQLRLPLRADRAVFTAYRGRGHGCAPGALEQAFRGLAPHMRTAWIARPEHHHTIPPGPRRLRPGTAAYWTALARSKYLVNNVNFDRRVVKRPGQVFVQTQHGTPLKHMGLDLQEHPAAARGTDFDELLRGVDQWDYVVTANRHTTLTWERVYPGGYTTLEYGSPRNDVFQRATSADVTRLRESLGIPEGTVAILYAPTHRDYRRSMRTALDLDRLLRRLGPRFVVLARAHHAYGAPLVTAPGRRLIDVTDHPSVESLCLASDALVTDYSSIMFDYANLDRPIVIHADDWEAYEAARGTYFDLRSFPPGAVARSEDELIDIFASGHWRGSRSTQLRSAFRERFCPYDDGRAAERVVRRVLLGTEEARLPHVIPLAERRPVPSAAAGLARSPLATVPQPASPPALTDRL; encoded by the coding sequence TTGCCCAGGTTCAGTGTCATCGTCCCCGCGTACAAGGTTCAGGCGTACCTGCACGAGTGTCTGGACTCGGTGCTCTCCCAGTCGTACCCCGATCTCGAACTGATCGCGGTCGACGACCGTTCGCCGGACGCCTGCGGGGCGATCATCGACGAGTTCGCGGCCCGCGACGCGCGCGTGCGCCCCATACACCTGGCGGAGAACCAGGGCCTGGGCAGCGCCCGCAACGCGGGCCTGGCGGAGGCGACGGGCGACTACCTGCTCTTCCTGGACGGGGACGACACGCTGACCCCGGACGCGCTGCGCTCGATCGCCGACCGGCTGAAGGAGACCGGCGAGCCGGACGTCCTCGTGTACGACTACGCGCGCACGTTCTGGTCGGGCGAGACCGTCCCCAACGCGGCGGCGGCGCAGCTCACCGAGCGGGGTCCGGCCCCCTTCCGGCTGGCGGACCGGCCCGGGCTGCTGCGTCTGCTCATGGTGGCCTGGAACAAGGCGTACCGCCGGGAGTTCGTGGAGCGTGAGGGGTTCACCTTCCCTCCCGGCTACTACGAGGACACGCCGTGGACGTACCCGGCGCTGCTGGCCGCGGAGTCGATCGCGACCCTCGACCGGACGTGCGTCCACTACCGGCAGCGCCGGCAGGGCAACATCCTGGGCACCACGAGCCGCCGGCACTTCGATGTCTTCGAGCAGTACGACCGGGTCTTCGCGTTCGTCGACTCGCGCCCCGAACTGGCGCGCTGGCGGCCGGTGTTGTTCCGCCGCATGGTCGACCACCTGGCGAAGGTGTTCACCCGGCGCGACCGGCTGCCGCGCGGCAGCCGCGCCGAGTTCCTGCGCATGGCCCGCGCCCACTACCGCCGTTACCGCGTTCCCGGTGCGCCCGTCCCGCTGAGCTCGCGGCCGCGGCACGCGCTGGTCCGCCTGGGTCTGCACCGCACGTTCCGCGCCCTCCAGCTGGCGTCGGCCCTGCACCGGCGGACGGCACGGCTGAGCGCGCGCCTGCTGAGGTCGGTCCGCCGCGGCGCGCTCCGGCTGCACTACCGCGTCCAGCTGCGCCTGCCCCTGCGGGCCGACCGTGCCGTCTTCACCGCGTACCGGGGCCGCGGCCACGGCTGCGCCCCGGGCGCCCTCGAGCAGGCGTTCCGGGGCCTGGCCCCCCACATGCGCACGGCGTGGATCGCCCGCCCCGAACACCACCACACGATCCCGCCGGGCCCGCGCCGGCTGCGCCCCGGTACGGCCGCGTACTGGACGGCGCTGGCCCGCTCCAAGTACCTCGTCAACAACGTCAACTTCGACCGCCGTGTGGTCAAGCGCCCCGGGCAGGTCTTCGTCCAAACCCAGCACGGCACCCCGCTCAAGCACATGGGCCTCGACCTCCAGGAGCACCCGGCGGCTGCCCGCGGCACCGACTTCGACGAGCTTCTGCGCGGCGTCGACCAGTGGGACTACGTCGTGACCGCGAACCGGCACACCACGCTGACCTGGGAGCGCGTCTATCCCGGCGGCTACACCACGCTGGAGTACGGCTCGCCGCGCAACGACGTCTTCCAGCGGGCCACCTCGGCGGACGTGACCCGGCTGCGCGAGTCGCTCGGCATCCCCGAGGGCACGGTCGCGATCCTGTACGCGCCCACCCACCGCGACTACCGCCGGAGCATGCGCACCGCCCTCGACCTGGACCGTCTGCTGCGCCGTCTCGGCCCCCGCTTCGTCGTCCTGGCCCGCGCCCACCACGCGTACGGCGCCCCGCTCGTGACCGCGCCGGGCCGCCGGCTGATCGACGTGACCGACCACCCGAGTGTCGAGTCCCTCTGCCTCGCCTCGGACGCCCTGGTCACCGACTACTCGTCGATCATGTTCGACTACGCCAACCTCGACCGCCCCATCGTGATCCACGCCGACGACTGGGAGGCGTACGAAGCCGCCCGCGGCACCTACTTCGACCTGCGGTCCTTCCCGCCGGGCGCGGTCGCGCGCAGTGAGGACGAGCTGATCGACATCTTCGCCAGCGGCCACTGGCGCGGCTCCCGCTCCACCCAGCTGCGCTCCGCGTTCCGCGAGCGCTTCTGCCCGTACGACGACGGACGCGCCGCCGAACGCGTCGTACGCCGGGTCCTGCTCGGTACGGAGGAGGCACGGCTGCCGCACGTCATCCCGCTCGCCGAACGCCGCCCGGTGCCGTCCGCGGCCGCGGGTCTGGCGCGCTCGCCCCTCGCCACCGTGCCGCAGCCCGCGAGTCCGCCGGCCCTCACCGACCGCCTCTGA
- a CDS encoding carbohydrate ABC transporter permease: protein MTALDSTGVRAKRSVAARVASGTAGGVMRVFLILVALLWMVPTFGLLVSSFRDPTDIASTGWWKAFTAPSELTVKSYRTLLENDAITQSLLNTVWITVPATLLVVLIGAMAGYAFAWLDFKGRDWWFVVVVALLVVPVQVALIPLSDLFGKIGIFGDIIGVVLFHVGFGLPFAIFLLRNFFAEIPRELLEAARLDGAGEVRLFTTVVLPLGAPAIASLGIFQFLWVWNDMLVALVFSDARSQPLTVALQQQVRQFGSNIEILAPGAFISMVIPLAVFFAFQRQFVSGVMAGAVK from the coding sequence GTGACCGCCCTCGACTCGACAGGCGTACGCGCCAAACGGTCCGTCGCCGCCCGGGTGGCGAGCGGCACTGCGGGCGGGGTGATGCGGGTCTTCCTGATCCTCGTCGCGCTGCTGTGGATGGTGCCCACGTTCGGCCTGCTGGTCTCGTCGTTCCGCGACCCGACCGACATCGCCTCCACGGGCTGGTGGAAGGCCTTCACCGCGCCGAGCGAGCTGACCGTCAAGAGCTACCGGACGCTCCTGGAGAACGACGCGATCACGCAGTCGCTGCTCAACACGGTCTGGATCACCGTCCCGGCGACCCTGCTGGTGGTACTCATCGGCGCGATGGCCGGATACGCCTTCGCCTGGCTGGACTTCAAGGGCCGCGACTGGTGGTTCGTGGTCGTGGTGGCGCTGCTCGTCGTACCGGTCCAGGTCGCCCTGATCCCGCTGTCGGACCTCTTCGGCAAGATCGGGATCTTCGGCGACATCATCGGCGTGGTGCTCTTCCACGTCGGTTTCGGACTGCCGTTCGCGATCTTCCTGTTGCGCAACTTCTTCGCGGAGATCCCGCGGGAGCTGCTGGAGGCGGCGCGGCTCGACGGCGCGGGCGAGGTCCGGCTGTTCACGACCGTGGTGCTGCCGCTGGGCGCGCCGGCGATCGCGTCCCTGGGGATCTTCCAGTTCCTGTGGGTGTGGAACGACATGCTGGTCGCGCTGGTGTTCTCGGACGCGCGGTCACAGCCGCTGACCGTCGCCCTGCAGCAGCAGGTACGGCAGTTCGGCAGCAACATCGAGATCCTGGCACCCGGCGCCTTCATCTCCATGGTGATCCCACTGGCCGTGTTCTTCGCGTTCCAGCGGCAGTTCGTGTCCGGAGTGATGGCGGGCGCGGTCAAGTAG
- a CDS encoding carbohydrate ABC transporter permease, which produces MASVANSAEGAGALPTPSVPPRKSVTGTRLWVAVLFLLPALVLLGSLVVYPIGYSVWRSLYDADGSGFVGLENYGDIFTNDSTLTAVRNTAIWVAVAPALVTALGLIFAVLTERVRWGTAFKLLVFMPMAISMLAAGIIFRLVYEQDPDQGVANAVVTSVHDAFVDSSVYPKARPNATASDLKASGGGSFTTTGTVRAGTPVLLPLVGIAPNKLPGTPEDARAASGDGVTGTVWLDFKLGGGGTKGQVDPGEKALKGVKVEAVRDGKVVASAKSGADGTFTLPAEADGAQVRLPGSNFSAPYNGIDWLGPTLVTPAIIGSYVWMWAGFAMVLIAAGLAGVDRNLLEAARVDGANEWQVFRKVTVPLLMPVLVVVLVTLMINVMKIFDLVYIIAPQPSQDDANVLALQLFLSSFGGGGNYGVGSAIGVILLLLVLPVMFVNIRRLRRERQR; this is translated from the coding sequence ATGGCTTCCGTCGCGAACTCGGCGGAGGGCGCCGGCGCACTGCCGACGCCCTCCGTCCCACCGCGCAAGAGCGTGACGGGGACCCGGCTGTGGGTGGCGGTGCTGTTTCTGCTGCCCGCGCTGGTGCTCCTCGGCTCGCTCGTGGTCTACCCGATCGGGTACTCGGTCTGGCGCAGCCTCTACGACGCCGACGGTTCGGGTTTCGTCGGTCTGGAGAACTACGGCGACATCTTCACCAACGACTCGACGCTCACCGCCGTCCGCAACACGGCGATCTGGGTCGCGGTCGCCCCGGCCCTCGTCACCGCGCTGGGCCTGATCTTCGCGGTGCTGACCGAGCGGGTGCGCTGGGGTACGGCGTTCAAGCTGCTGGTCTTCATGCCGATGGCGATCTCCATGCTCGCCGCCGGCATCATCTTCCGCCTGGTGTACGAGCAGGACCCGGACCAGGGCGTCGCCAACGCGGTCGTCACCTCCGTGCACGACGCCTTCGTCGACTCGTCGGTCTATCCCAAGGCCAGGCCCAACGCCACGGCGAGCGACCTGAAGGCGTCCGGCGGCGGCTCGTTCACCACGACGGGGACGGTGCGGGCGGGCACCCCGGTCCTGCTGCCCCTGGTGGGCATCGCCCCGAACAAGCTCCCCGGCACCCCCGAGGACGCGCGGGCCGCGAGCGGTGACGGCGTCACCGGCACCGTCTGGCTGGACTTCAAGCTGGGCGGCGGCGGGACGAAGGGCCAGGTCGACCCGGGTGAGAAGGCGCTGAAGGGGGTGAAGGTCGAGGCCGTGCGGGACGGCAAGGTGGTCGCCTCGGCGAAGAGCGGGGCGGACGGCACCTTCACCCTGCCGGCCGAGGCCGACGGAGCGCAGGTCCGGCTGCCGGGCTCGAACTTCTCGGCCCCCTACAACGGCATCGACTGGCTGGGCCCGACGCTGGTCACCCCGGCCATCATCGGCAGCTACGTCTGGATGTGGGCGGGCTTCGCGATGGTGCTGATCGCGGCCGGTCTGGCGGGAGTCGACCGCAATCTGCTGGAGGCGGCCCGGGTCGACGGCGCCAACGAGTGGCAGGTGTTCCGGAAGGTCACGGTCCCCCTCCTGATGCCGGTCCTGGTCGTCGTCCTCGTCACCCTGATGATCAACGTGATGAAGATCTTCGACCTGGTCTACATCATCGCCCCGCAGCCCAGTCAGGACGACGCCAACGTGCTCGCGCTGCAACTGTTCCTGTCGTCCTTCGGCGGCGGCGGCAACTACGGCGTCGGCAGCGCGATCGGCGTCATCCTCCTGCTGCTCGTCCTGCCGGTGATGTTCGTCAACATCCGCCGGCTGCGAAGGGAGCGTCAACGGTGA
- a CDS encoding ABC transporter substrate-binding protein, with protein sequence MRSTSSTIRTRRVTQTAAAVLAGTLALALTGCGGDDDKGKEGQGGGPSESGSSLQLPKLDGQTLEVAAVWTGPEQENFTKVLTEFEKRTGAKVDFVPTGNNTSTFLGTKIQGGKPPDVAFLPQVGVLHQFADKGWLKPLGTEAQAQSSKNFSTGWQELGAYKGKQYGVYVKAANKSLVWYNTAAFEAAGITDAPKTWKDFLSTAQTLSDAGSPAVSIGGADGWTLTDWFENVYLSQAGPEKYDQLAQHKIKWTDPSVKAALTTLAQLWGKDDLIAGGRSGALQTEFPKSVTQTFSGDSPAAMVYEGDFVTANINADTKAKVGTDAKVFPFPAVGAQAPVVSGGDVAVALKDGKGPQALMTFLASTDAAEIWAAQGGFISPNKEMDQGTYKDAVTRDIAKALLAAGDDFRFDMSDQAPAAFGGTAGIGEWKDLQDFLKNPSDVAGAQSKLESDAAKAYKAG encoded by the coding sequence ATGCGCAGCACGAGCAGCACCATCCGGACCCGCAGGGTCACGCAAACCGCCGCAGCCGTACTGGCCGGCACCCTCGCGCTGGCACTCACCGGGTGCGGCGGAGACGACGACAAGGGCAAGGAGGGCCAGGGAGGCGGCCCTTCGGAGAGCGGCAGCTCCCTTCAGCTTCCCAAGCTGGACGGACAGACACTGGAGGTCGCCGCCGTCTGGACCGGACCCGAGCAGGAGAACTTCACGAAGGTCCTGACCGAGTTCGAGAAGCGCACCGGCGCGAAGGTCGACTTCGTGCCGACCGGCAACAACACCTCCACCTTCCTCGGTACCAAGATCCAGGGCGGCAAGCCGCCGGACGTGGCGTTCCTGCCGCAGGTCGGCGTGCTCCACCAGTTCGCGGACAAGGGCTGGCTCAAGCCGCTCGGCACCGAGGCCCAGGCGCAGTCCTCCAAGAACTTCTCCACGGGCTGGCAGGAGCTCGGGGCGTACAAGGGCAAGCAGTACGGCGTGTACGTGAAGGCGGCCAACAAGTCGCTCGTCTGGTACAACACGGCGGCCTTCGAGGCGGCGGGCATCACGGACGCCCCCAAGACCTGGAAGGACTTCCTGAGCACCGCCCAGACGCTGTCCGACGCCGGTTCCCCCGCCGTCTCCATCGGCGGCGCCGACGGCTGGACGCTCACCGACTGGTTCGAGAACGTCTACCTCTCGCAGGCCGGCCCGGAGAAGTACGACCAGTTGGCCCAGCACAAGATCAAGTGGACGGACCCGTCGGTGAAGGCCGCCCTCACCACGCTGGCCCAGCTCTGGGGCAAGGACGACCTGATAGCGGGCGGCCGTTCCGGTGCGCTGCAGACGGAGTTCCCGAAGTCGGTCACCCAGACCTTCTCGGGTGACAGCCCGGCCGCGATGGTCTACGAGGGCGACTTCGTGACCGCGAACATCAACGCCGACACGAAGGCGAAGGTCGGCACGGACGCCAAGGTCTTCCCGTTCCCGGCGGTCGGCGCGCAGGCCCCCGTGGTCAGCGGCGGCGACGTGGCCGTGGCGCTCAAGGACGGCAAGGGCCCGCAGGCGCTGATGACGTTCCTGGCCTCGACGGACGCGGCGGAGATCTGGGCGGCTCAGGGCGGCTTCATCTCCCCGAACAAGGAGATGGACCAGGGCACGTACAAGGACGCGGTGACCCGCGACATCGCGAAGGCGCTGCTCGCGGCGGGCGACGACTTCCGCTTCGACATGTCCGACCAGGCCCCGGCGGCGTTCGGCGGTACGGCGGGCATCGGCGAGTGGAAGGACCTGCAGGACTTCCTGAAGAACCCGAGCGACGTGGCGGGCGCCCAGAGCAAACTCGAGTCCGACGCCGCCAAGGCGTACAAGGCCGGCTGA